From a single Okeanomitos corallinicola TIOX110 genomic region:
- the tatC gene encoding twin-arginine translocase subunit TatC, producing the protein MTPLPDVDATNTPNVHQEEYSNSVNPLDESPNDLEMSFFDHLEELRQRIFYCLIAVVVCVIGCFIVVKPLVQVLEIPANGIKFLQLAPGEYFFVSIKVAGYSGLVLATPFILYQVMQFVLPGLTRRERRLLAPVVFGSSILFLGGLVFAYFLLIPAALNFFINYGADVVEQLWSIEKYFEFVLLLLFSTGLAFQVPVIQLLLSNLGIVSSTQMLAGWRFIIMFAVVLGAVLTPSTDPLTQSLLAGAVLGLYFGGIGLVKLTGK; encoded by the coding sequence ATGACACCTTTACCAGACGTAGACGCTACAAATACTCCCAATGTTCACCAAGAGGAATACAGTAACTCAGTAAATCCCTTAGATGAGTCACCAAATGACCTAGAAATGTCCTTTTTTGACCACTTAGAAGAACTAAGACAGCGGATTTTTTATTGTTTAATAGCCGTAGTGGTGTGTGTAATCGGTTGTTTTATCGTCGTCAAACCGCTGGTACAAGTTCTCGAAATACCTGCAAATGGAATCAAATTTCTCCAACTAGCACCAGGAGAGTATTTCTTTGTCTCCATCAAAGTTGCTGGTTACAGTGGTTTAGTTCTAGCAACTCCTTTTATTCTTTATCAAGTTATGCAATTTGTTCTTCCTGGTTTAACCCGTCGTGAACGTCGTTTATTAGCTCCAGTAGTTTTTGGCTCAAGTATATTATTCTTAGGTGGGTTAGTATTTGCTTACTTTTTGCTTATCCCCGCAGCTTTAAACTTTTTCATTAACTACGGTGCAGATGTAGTAGAACAATTATGGTCAATTGAAAAATATTTTGAATTTGTACTTTTGCTGTTATTTAGTACCGGTTTAGCTTTCCAAGTTCCAGTTATTCAATTATTACTAAGTAATTTAGGTATTGTTTCTTCAACTCAAATGTTAGCTGGTTGGCGGTTTATAATTATGTTTGCAGTGGTTTTAGGTGCGGTGTTGACACCTTCTACTGATCCTTTAACGCAGAGTTTATTAGCAGGTGCGGTTTTAGGGCTTTATTTTGGTGGTATTGGGTTGGTGAAATTAACAGGTAAGTAA
- a CDS encoding P-loop NTPase fold protein produces MLLDLERFYQACNPSKPLIMENAVDSLYYIDFASVRGGRIIEALLRTIARISPNTPTCQLFTGHLGCGKSTELLRLKAELEAQKFHVVYFESTRVLEMADVDITDILLAIAGQVSESLESMKIRLHPSYFANLFTELVDFLQTPIDLGVEAELSVGIAKITAKTKESPQLRRRLRDYLEPRTENILLSINQELLARANNELKSRGKKGLVVIVDNLDRVAFRPLASGRSLPEYLFIERGEQLRKLNCHIVYTIPLSLTFSNDSAELQHRLGGGVAPKVLPMIPVLLRTGEIYTEGLELMRQMVLARAFPDILPGDRLNLIQEVFDHQNTLDRLCLVSGGHVRDLLGLLFDCLREQDPPFNRECLELVVQRQRDYRANAIDPHEWELIFQVMREQRVRGDIEYHTLLRSLFVFEYRDRQGAWFGINPVLAETPKFKSWLNKTQQ; encoded by the coding sequence ATGCTCCTAGATTTAGAAAGATTTTATCAGGCTTGTAATCCCAGCAAACCTTTGATCATGGAAAATGCTGTGGATAGCCTATATTATATTGATTTTGCCTCGGTGCGAGGTGGTAGAATTATTGAAGCTTTACTGCGAACTATTGCTAGGATTTCTCCCAATACACCGACTTGTCAATTATTTACAGGACATTTAGGTTGTGGTAAATCCACGGAACTGTTACGTTTAAAAGCAGAATTAGAGGCTCAAAAGTTTCATGTTGTTTATTTTGAGTCTACCCGTGTTTTAGAAATGGCGGATGTGGATATAACAGATATTCTCTTAGCTATTGCTGGCCAAGTGAGTGAGAGTTTAGAGTCCATGAAAATCCGTCTTCACCCCAGTTATTTTGCTAATCTATTTACTGAATTGGTGGATTTTTTGCAAACACCAATAGATTTGGGTGTAGAGGCAGAATTATCAGTGGGAATTGCGAAAATTACCGCTAAAACTAAAGAAAGTCCCCAATTACGACGCAGGTTAAGAGACTATTTAGAACCGCGTACAGAAAATATTTTACTTTCGATTAATCAAGAACTTTTAGCACGTGCTAATAATGAACTCAAGAGTAGGGGGAAAAAGGGATTAGTTGTAATTGTTGATAATTTGGATCGGGTAGCATTTCGTCCTCTTGCTTCTGGTAGATCGCTTCCTGAATACTTATTTATTGAACGTGGTGAACAATTACGAAAACTCAATTGTCATATTGTTTATACAATTCCTTTATCCTTAACTTTTTCTAACGACAGTGCAGAATTGCAACATCGTTTAGGGGGTGGAGTTGCGCCAAAAGTATTACCAATGATACCTGTTTTATTACGTACAGGAGAAATTTATACAGAAGGTTTAGAATTGATGCGGCAGATGGTATTAGCTAGGGCTTTTCCTGACATTTTGCCTGGCGATCGCTTAAACTTGATCCAGGAAGTATTTGATCATCAAAATACTTTAGATCGTTTATGTTTAGTTAGCGGTGGTCATGTTCGTGATTTATTAGGATTATTATTTGACTGTTTGCGGGAACAAGATCCACCTTTTAATAGAGAGTGTTTAGAATTAGTTGTGCAACGTCAAAGAGATTATCGAGCTAATGCTATTGATCCCCATGAATGGGAATTAATTTTCCAAGTTATGCGGGAACAAAGAGTGAGAGGCGATATAGAATATCATACATTATTACGGAGTTTATTTGTCTTTGAATATCGCGATCGCCAAGGAGCTTGGTTTGGTATCAACCCAGTATTAGCAGAAACACCAAAATTCAAATCATGGTTGAACAAAACACAGCAATAG
- a CDS encoding type IV pilus twitching motility protein PilT, whose product MEMMIEDLMEQLIDMGGSDMHLQAGLPPYFRISGKLTPIGDEILTADQCQRLIFSMLNNTQRKTLEQTWELDCAYGVKGLARFRVNVYKERGAYAACLRALSSKIPNFEKLGLPDIVREMSEKPRGLILVTGPTGSGKTTTLAAMIDLINRTRAEHILTVEDPVEFVYEPIKSLVHQRQLGEDTKSFANALKAALREDPDIILVGEMRDLETISLAISAAETGHLVFGTLHTSSAAQTVDRVIDVFPADRQTQVRVQLSNSLVAVFSQTLVAKKDPKPGEFGRMMAQEIMIVTPAISNLIREGKTAQIYSAIQTGGKLGMQTLEKVLADLYKAGTISFEAAMSKTSKPDEVQRLIGATAPPAGAKPGARAR is encoded by the coding sequence ATGGAAATGATGATTGAAGACTTGATGGAGCAGTTAATTGATATGGGGGGTTCGGATATGCACCTGCAAGCAGGTTTACCCCCCTACTTCCGTATCAGTGGTAAGCTCACTCCCATCGGTGATGAGATATTAACAGCAGATCAGTGTCAAAGACTGATCTTTAGTATGCTCAATAATACCCAGCGCAAAACCTTAGAACAAACCTGGGAATTAGATTGTGCTTATGGTGTGAAAGGATTAGCTCGCTTTCGGGTGAATGTATATAAAGAACGTGGTGCGTATGCTGCTTGTTTACGAGCATTAAGTTCTAAAATTCCTAACTTTGAAAAATTAGGTCTACCAGATATTGTTCGAGAAATGTCTGAAAAACCCAGAGGATTAATTTTAGTAACAGGCCCCACAGGTTCAGGGAAAACGACAACCCTAGCGGCTATGATTGATTTAATTAACCGGACTAGAGCCGAACATATTTTAACTGTTGAAGACCCTGTTGAGTTTGTTTATGAACCAATCAAAAGTTTAGTTCACCAACGTCAATTAGGTGAAGATACTAAAAGTTTTGCGAATGCTTTGAAAGCTGCTTTACGGGAAGATCCAGATATTATTCTGGTAGGGGAAATGCGGGACTTGGAAACTATTTCTTTGGCAATTTCCGCCGCAGAAACAGGTCACTTAGTTTTTGGTACACTACACACAAGTTCTGCTGCCCAAACCGTTGACCGGGTAATTGACGTTTTCCCCGCAGACAGACAAACACAGGTACGTGTACAGTTATCTAACTCTTTAGTTGCAGTTTTCAGCCAAACCTTAGTAGCCAAAAAAGATCCCAAACCAGGTGAATTTGGGCGGATGATGGCTCAGGAAATTATGATTGTTACCCCGGCTATTTCTAACCTGATTCGGGAAGGGAAAACAGCCCAAATTTATTCTGCTATTCAAACAGGAGGTAAATTGGGTATGCAAACTCTAGAAAAAGTTTTAGCTGATTTATACAAAGCTGGCACTATTTCTTTTGAAGCGGCGATGTCTAAGACTTCTAAACCTGATGAAGTCCAACGTTTAATTGGTGCTACAGCACCACCAGCAGGTGCAAAACCTGGTGCAAGAGCGCGTTAA
- a CDS encoding type II secretion system F family protein produces MPTYSARIRDSQGQSRTAKFVADSLADARTNLRAKGYVVQELKEAQSLASRFDLEKIQNSFVKVTVKDKAVFSRQFAALVNAGVAIVRSLGVLSEQCSNPKLKQALTEISNDVQTGVNLSDSMRKHPECFDGLYVSMVQAGEIGGVLDEVLNRLAKLLEDMARLQNQIKSAMSYPLVVGFLATAIFVGMTVFLIPIFANIFEDIGVELPALTQFLMTCSKILRSYWSLLIIVGFMAANFAYKLYYKTPNGKENIDRIALKVPLFGDLIQKSSVARFSRTFGSLTRSGVPIITCLEIVRDTSGNQIIANAIDNARKEVQEGGMISTALSKSEAFPAMSIQMMMIGEETGELDGMLMKVADFYEDEVEQAVKSLTSILEPVMIVVLGGMVGTILLAMYLPMFKVFESL; encoded by the coding sequence ATGCCAACCTACTCTGCCCGTATTCGGGACTCCCAAGGGCAATCTCGAACTGCAAAATTTGTTGCTGATTCCTTAGCGGATGCACGTACTAATTTAAGAGCTAAAGGCTACGTTGTTCAAGAGCTAAAAGAGGCTCAAAGTTTAGCATCACGTTTTGATTTAGAAAAAATTCAGAATTCTTTCGTCAAAGTTACTGTTAAAGACAAAGCGGTTTTTTCTCGTCAATTTGCTGCTTTAGTTAATGCTGGTGTAGCAATTGTGAGAAGTTTAGGTGTATTGTCAGAACAGTGCAGTAATCCCAAACTCAAACAAGCTCTGACTGAAATTAGTAATGATGTGCAAACCGGTGTTAACCTTTCCGACTCTATGCGAAAGCATCCTGAGTGTTTTGATGGGTTGTATGTGAGTATGGTACAAGCCGGAGAAATCGGTGGTGTATTGGATGAGGTTCTAAATCGTCTAGCTAAACTTTTAGAAGATATGGCTAGACTCCAAAACCAGATTAAATCTGCTATGTCCTATCCATTGGTAGTAGGTTTTTTAGCAACGGCTATCTTTGTCGGGATGACAGTTTTTCTGATTCCCATTTTTGCCAATATTTTTGAAGACATTGGGGTAGAACTACCAGCCCTGACTCAGTTTTTGATGACTTGTAGTAAAATCCTACGCAGTTATTGGTCTTTGTTAATTATTGTCGGCTTTATGGCTGCAAACTTTGCCTATAAGCTATATTACAAAACTCCTAATGGCAAAGAAAACATTGACCGTATCGCTTTAAAAGTTCCTTTATTTGGTGACTTAATTCAAAAGTCTTCTGTGGCTAGATTCAGTCGTACCTTTGGTTCTCTTACCCGTTCAGGTGTACCTATCATTACTTGTTTAGAAATCGTCCGGGATACATCAGGCAACCAAATTATTGCTAATGCCATTGATAATGCTCGGAAAGAAGTTCAAGAGGGGGGAATGATTAGTACCGCTTTGAGCAAAAGCGAAGCCTTCCCTGCTATGTCTATTCAAATGATGATGATTGGGGAAGAAACTGGTGAATTAGATGGAATGTTAATGAAAGTTGCCGATTTCTATGAAGATGAAGTAGAACAGGCAGTTAAGTCCTTAACAAGTATTTTAGAACCAGTCATGATTGTAGTGCTTGGGGGGATGGTAGGTACAATTTTGCTGGCAATGTATTTACCGATGTTTAAAGTATTTGAATCGCTCTAA
- a CDS encoding saccharopine dehydrogenase-like oxidoreductase: protein MNKQPIRVGVLGFGGLGQAAAKLLSSKREMILVAAADQKGYAYSTEGLNTDACITTYQKQGTVGYLEPFGTLSNNSIQDLIQATGDAVDGYFLALPNLPNDFIPNVTKQFIQAGWQGVLVDAIKRTSAVEQLLAMKDELQAAGITYMTGCGATPGLLTAAAALAAQSYAEIHNIVITFGVGIANWEAYRATVREDIGHMPGYSVEAARAMTDAEVEALLDKTNGVLTLENMEHADDVMLEIAGICSRDRVTVGGVVDTRNPKKPLSTNVKITGRTFEGKISTHTFTLGDETSMAANVCGPAFGYLKAGQELHQRGIKGLFTAAEIMPKFVK from the coding sequence ATGAACAAACAACCCATCCGCGTCGGAGTCCTTGGTTTTGGTGGACTCGGCCAAGCAGCAGCAAAACTCCTCTCCAGCAAACGAGAAATGATCCTCGTAGCTGCCGCAGATCAAAAAGGATACGCTTACTCCACAGAAGGCTTAAACACCGATGCTTGCATCACCACCTACCAAAAACAAGGAACAGTCGGTTATTTAGAACCCTTTGGAACACTAAGCAATAACAGCATTCAAGACCTTATTCAAGCCACAGGTGACGCTGTAGATGGTTATTTCCTCGCCTTACCTAACCTTCCTAACGACTTTATCCCCAACGTCACCAAACAATTCATCCAAGCTGGTTGGCAAGGTGTATTAGTTGATGCCATCAAACGCACCAGCGCCGTAGAACAACTGTTAGCTATGAAAGACGAACTGCAAGCAGCAGGAATTACCTACATGACCGGTTGTGGTGCAACTCCTGGACTATTAACCGCCGCCGCCGCTTTAGCTGCCCAAAGTTACGCCGAAATTCACAATATTGTCATTACCTTTGGTGTGGGTATTGCTAACTGGGAAGCTTACCGCGCTACTGTCCGGGAAGATATTGGTCATATGCCTGGTTATAGTGTGGAAGCAGCTAGAGCGATGACTGATGCAGAGGTAGAAGCATTACTCGATAAAACCAACGGTGTGTTAACTTTGGAAAACATGGAACACGCCGATGATGTAATGTTAGAAATTGCCGGCATTTGTTCACGGGATAGAGTGACTGTTGGTGGTGTTGTTGATACCCGCAACCCCAAAAAGCCTTTAAGTACCAATGTGAAAATTACCGGACGCACCTTTGAGGGTAAAATTTCCACCCACACCTTTACATTAGGCGATGAAACCAGCATGGCTGCTAATGTGTGCGGTCCCGCTTTTGGTTATTTAAAAGCCGGTCAAGAATTACACCAAAGAGGTATTAAAGGTTTATTTACCGCAGCGGAAATTATGCCTAAATTTGTTAAATAG
- the grpE gene encoding nucleotide exchange factor GrpE — MMDENKQVNNTSQQLGEPIEVMQAMNSDSPAEINSHESGNEVTEHEVTETNLSGEPVLTEENTVTAAQTTEVDTAALEQLTQQIESLKMQLEERSTQYMRIAADFENYRKRVSKEKEEMDTQVKRNTIMELLPVVDNFERARAHLKPQNDGEMTIHKSYQGVYKQLVDCLKRLGVSPMRPEGQEFDPNLHEAVMREPTDEHQEGTVLEELVRGYFLGDRILRHAMVKVAAPKEDGAVEQEDEPSEENG, encoded by the coding sequence ATGATGGATGAAAATAAACAAGTAAACAATACAAGCCAGCAACTGGGCGAACCAATAGAGGTAATGCAAGCAATGAATAGCGACTCCCCAGCCGAAATTAATTCTCATGAATCCGGTAACGAAGTGACTGAGCATGAGGTGACCGAAACCAATCTGTCGGGAGAACCTGTACTGACAGAAGAAAATACTGTCACTGCTGCACAAACAACGGAAGTAGATACGGCGGCTTTAGAACAACTAACTCAACAAATTGAGTCTCTGAAAATGCAACTGGAAGAGCGTAGCACTCAATATATGCGAATCGCCGCAGATTTTGAGAACTATCGCAAACGCGTCTCCAAAGAAAAAGAAGAGATGGACACACAGGTGAAGAGAAATACAATCATGGAATTGTTACCTGTTGTGGATAACTTTGAGCGAGCGCGGGCCCATCTCAAACCACAAAATGATGGCGAAATGACAATTCACAAAAGTTATCAAGGAGTTTATAAACAATTAGTGGATTGTCTAAAACGTTTAGGTGTATCGCCAATGCGTCCAGAAGGTCAGGAATTTGATCCTAACCTGCATGAAGCAGTAATGCGAGAACCCACTGATGAACATCAGGAAGGAACAGTATTAGAAGAGTTAGTACGTGGGTATTTCTTAGGCGATCGCATACTACGCCATGCCATGGTGAAGGTGGCTGCTCCCAAAGAAGATGGTGCTGTAGAACAGGAAGATGAACCCAGTGAGGAAAACGGCTAA
- a CDS encoding Fic family protein, whose amino-acid sequence MQWQPIENLPANWQNLASAELSSLVTFWNEQAERLRSSGEFKTFMERLCREIAIETGIIERLYTLDQGITRILIEKGINEALIPHNPTNPPIKQVVSLIQDQEAAIEGLFDFVGGQRILSNFYIKELHQLLTQNQDSTEAKTSSGQIIRVSLIRGDWKRQPNNPERPNGIIHEYCPPEQVASEMDNLIQWHHEHRKQNIPPEVEAAWLHHRFTQIHPFQDGNGRVARCLASLVFIQSGLFPLVLTRDDRAVYIEASEQADQGNLLPLINLFSNSQKQAFLRSLRLSEQVLSETRRAQAVISSITEKIKQSQSVTISDRCQKVEGFAANLFEIASVRLQDIATEIKLSLQNIVSDAQIFTRAAPARDPKSYYHRFQVVETAKKLGYFANLRPYHSWIQLVINIESTTTILLSFHVVGHEYLGLLACSACAYHRDNTEEGEKNISDIQALTDSLFQFSYADDEINLTERFKQWLEDVIVTGLEYWNESV is encoded by the coding sequence ATGCAGTGGCAACCAATAGAGAATTTACCAGCAAATTGGCAAAACTTAGCAAGTGCAGAGTTATCATCTTTAGTAACTTTTTGGAATGAACAAGCAGAACGTCTGCGCTCTTCTGGAGAATTTAAAACCTTTATGGAAAGGTTGTGTAGAGAAATTGCCATTGAAACGGGAATTATTGAAAGATTATATACCCTTGATCAAGGAATTACTCGAATACTAATTGAAAAAGGAATTAATGAAGCTCTTATTCCTCATAATCCTACAAATCCCCCTATCAAACAAGTTGTATCTCTGATCCAAGATCAAGAAGCAGCTATTGAAGGACTATTTGATTTTGTGGGTGGACAAAGAATCTTATCTAATTTTTATATCAAAGAATTACATCAGTTACTAACTCAAAATCAAGATAGTACAGAAGCTAAAACATCATCAGGGCAAATTATTCGTGTTTCTCTCATCCGGGGTGATTGGAAACGACAACCTAATAACCCTGAAAGACCTAATGGAATAATACATGAATATTGTCCTCCTGAACAAGTTGCTTCGGAAATGGATAATTTAATTCAATGGCATCATGAACATAGAAAACAAAACATTCCTCCAGAAGTTGAAGCAGCATGGTTACATCATCGTTTCACACAAATTCATCCATTTCAAGATGGTAATGGTAGAGTAGCTCGATGTCTTGCTAGTTTAGTTTTTATACAATCTGGATTGTTTCCTTTAGTTCTTACTCGTGACGACAGAGCAGTTTATATTGAAGCTTCAGAACAAGCAGATCAAGGAAATTTATTACCTTTGATTAACTTATTTTCTAATAGTCAAAAACAGGCATTTCTTCGTAGTCTTCGTTTATCTGAACAAGTTTTGTCAGAAACGCGCCGCGCTCAAGCTGTGATTTCATCTATCACTGAGAAAATTAAGCAAAGCCAATCTGTTACTATTTCAGATCGCTGCCAAAAAGTTGAAGGATTTGCTGCAAATCTGTTTGAAATTGCATCTGTTCGCTTACAAGATATCGCTACTGAAATTAAGTTATCACTTCAAAATATAGTGAGTGATGCTCAGATTTTTACACGCGCTGCACCTGCACGTGATCCTAAATCATATTATCATCGTTTCCAAGTTGTAGAAACAGCTAAAAAATTAGGATACTTTGCTAATCTTCGTCCCTATCACAGTTGGATACAATTGGTCATAAATATAGAATCAACAACAACAATTTTACTTTCTTTTCATGTTGTTGGACATGAATATCTTGGTTTGCTTGCTTGTTCTGCTTGTGCATATCATAGAGATAATACAGAAGAGGGTGAAAAAAATATTAGTGATATTCAAGCATTAACAGATTCTCTATTTCAATTTTCTTATGCTGATGATGAAATTAATCTGACAGAGCGTTTTAAGCAATGGTTAGAAGATGTAATTGTTACTGGTTTAGAATATTGGAATGAGAGTGTTTAA
- a CDS encoding type II toxin-antitoxin system RelE/ParE family toxin produces the protein MINVIFHPLAEQELTEAINYYEEQRTDLGLEYLEAVEQAVNCLMYYPEIGAKVRGSIRRLVIPKFPYSLLYRVLEEEEIRILAVAHHKRKPFYWSRRK, from the coding sequence ATGATAAATGTTATATTTCATCCCTTAGCAGAACAAGAATTAACTGAAGCTATCAATTATTATGAGGAGCAAAGAACTGATCTAGGTTTAGAATATTTAGAAGCGGTAGAACAGGCTGTAAATTGTTTGATGTATTATCCAGAAATTGGGGCAAAGGTTCGCGGTTCTATTCGGCGTTTAGTGATACCAAAATTTCCCTATTCTCTTTTATATCGTGTTTTGGAAGAGGAAGAAATTCGCATTTTAGCTGTAGCGCATCATAAGCGTAAACCATTTTATTGGAGTAGAAGAAAGTAG
- a CDS encoding serine dehydratase has translation MSLINHQSQKSQQLSNDKQSSNQHQPSIYTLEDLIQTLEEAANYLAFR, from the coding sequence ATGTCACTTATCAACCATCAATCTCAGAAATCGCAACAGCTTTCTAACGACAAACAAAGTTCTAATCAACATCAACCCAGTATTTACACCTTAGAAGATTTGATTCAAACTCTAGAAGAAGCTGCTAATTATTTAGCGTTTCGATAA
- a CDS encoding ATPase, T2SS/T4P/T4SS family, with the protein MTYSSPQRRSTALTTRTEFSPFGNKLVQSGYVDNEQMRQALAESRKSGKMLTDVLESITGKELAPEFLREYKKQHLFELKILYGVESIDPEVNEVGNITVGKLIENLIPVDVCRRHRLVPLVKREQENPPYVLVAMVDPDNLEACDDLSRILRSQGLSLQRMVITQEDYQRLINQYLDEFAVKQEKLQQEKLTDISQDIESLNQDMIQEVAEDSEVDLTVAMKDADDAPIINLANKILFVALRDGVSDIHIEPQEESLRIRFRKDGVLRESEAIRPMPKHIVPAVTARFKIISNLDIAERRLPQDGRIRRVFDGRKVDFRVNTLPSRYGEKICLRILDNSSTQLGLDKLITDPVTLKIVQDMVSKPFGLILVTGPTGSGKTTSLYSALAEVNDPGINISTVEDPVEYSLPGLTQVQVIREKGLDFATALRAFLRQDPDVLLVGETRDKETAKTAIEAALTGHLVLTTLHTNDAPGAIARLGEMGIEPFMVSSSLIGVLAQRLVRRVCSDCRIPYTPTSEQLARYGLSASQEGAVTFYKPNTLSPEVVAEGKTKVCPKCGGIGYKGRCGVYEVMRITENLQTLINQEAPTERIKEVAVEEGMKTLLAYSLDLVRQGATTLEEVERVTFTDTGLEAELKAKRKSGLTCKTCDATLQPEWLDCPYCLTPRFQD; encoded by the coding sequence ATGACTTACTCATCACCACAACGGCGCAGTACCGCTCTGACCACAAGAACAGAGTTTTCACCTTTCGGCAACAAGTTGGTGCAATCTGGCTATGTTGACAATGAACAGATGAGACAGGCTTTAGCTGAAAGCCGTAAATCTGGCAAAATGTTGACAGATGTATTGGAGTCAATTACTGGCAAAGAACTCGCTCCTGAGTTTCTGCGAGAATACAAGAAGCAGCATTTATTTGAACTAAAAATACTATACGGTGTTGAATCCATCGATCCCGAAGTCAACGAAGTTGGCAATATAACGGTGGGAAAATTGATTGAAAATTTAATACCAGTAGATGTTTGTCGTCGTCACCGTTTAGTACCTCTGGTCAAACGGGAACAAGAAAACCCGCCTTATGTCCTGGTAGCGATGGTTGATCCAGATAATCTGGAAGCCTGTGATGACCTCAGTCGCATTTTACGTTCTCAGGGGTTGTCCTTACAACGGATGGTAATTACCCAAGAAGATTACCAGCGGTTAATTAACCAATATCTAGATGAGTTTGCTGTTAAACAAGAAAAGTTACAGCAAGAAAAATTAACAGACATTTCTCAGGATATCGAAAGTCTGAATCAAGACATGATTCAGGAAGTTGCGGAAGATTCAGAGGTGGATCTGACAGTAGCCATGAAGGATGCTGATGATGCGCCTATTATCAATCTTGCCAATAAAATTCTGTTTGTCGCTTTGCGAGATGGTGTCTCTGATATTCACATTGAACCCCAGGAAGAAAGCTTACGCATTCGTTTCCGGAAGGATGGGGTATTACGTGAATCGGAAGCTATCCGACCCATGCCTAAGCACATTGTCCCAGCGGTGACGGCTCGATTTAAAATTATCTCTAATTTAGATATTGCGGAACGACGTTTACCTCAAGATGGTCGTATTCGTCGGGTATTTGATGGTAGAAAAGTAGACTTCCGGGTTAATACTCTACCTAGTCGTTATGGGGAAAAAATCTGTTTACGGATTTTGGATAACTCATCTACCCAATTAGGTCTTGATAAATTAATTACCGATCCAGTGACTTTAAAAATCGTCCAGGATATGGTTAGTAAACCTTTTGGGTTGATTTTAGTAACAGGTCCGACTGGTTCTGGTAAAACGACTTCGTTGTATTCTGCCTTAGCAGAAGTAAATGATCCAGGAATTAATATTAGTACGGTAGAAGATCCGGTGGAGTACAGTTTACCGGGACTGACCCAAGTACAGGTAATTCGGGAAAAGGGACTGGACTTTGCTACCGCACTGCGGGCATTTTTAAGACAAGATCCTGATGTGTTACTGGTGGGTGAAACACGGGATAAAGAAACGGCGAAAACAGCGATTGAAGCGGCACTCACAGGTCACTTAGTATTAACTACCTTACACACTAATGATGCTCCTGGGGCGATCGCTCGTTTGGGAGAAATGGGAATTGAACCTTTCATGGTTTCTAGTTCTCTCATTGGTGTGTTAGCACAACGTTTAGTACGCCGGGTCTGTTCAGATTGTCGTATTCCCTACACTCCCACCTCTGAACAATTAGCTCGCTATGGTTTATCAGCTTCTCAAGAAGGTGCTGTCACTTTTTATAAACCCAATACCCTATCCCCAGAAGTAGTAGCTGAAGGTAAAACAAAGGTTTGTCCTAAATGTGGTGGCATTGGCTACAAGGGACGTTGTGGTGTGTATGAGGTAATGCGGATTACGGAAAACTTACAAACCTTAATTAACCAAGAAGCTCCCACAGAACGCATCAAGGAAGTTGCTGTGGAAGAAGGGATGAAAACCTTACTTGCTTACAGTCTTGACTTAGTCCGTCAAGGTGCAACAACCCTAGAAGAAGTTGAACGGGTGACATTCACTGATACAGGTTTGGAAGCTGAATTAAAAGCCAAGCGTAAAAGTGGCTTGACCTGTAAAACTTGTGATGCCACATTACAACCAGAATGGTTAGATTGTCCCTACTGTTTAACACCTCGTTTTCAAGATTAG
- a CDS encoding DUF433 domain-containing protein, which produces MSSNTSIISVSPEIMSGTPVFTGTRVPIQTLLDYLKAGNSIDDFLDGFPTVTKEQVITFLEEVEKEIISKVA; this is translated from the coding sequence ATGTCTAGCAATACTTCAATTATCAGCGTTTCTCCTGAAATTATGAGTGGTACTCCAGTTTTTACCGGAACAAGAGTTCCTATTCAAACACTTTTAGATTATTTAAAAGCAGGAAATTCAATAGATGATTTTTTAGATGGTTTTCCTACGGTTACTAAAGAGCAAGTAATTACATTTTTGGAGGAAGTTGAGAAAGAAATAATTAGTAAGGTAGCATAA
- a CDS encoding addiction module protein: MTIEQLEAEVLALPKDTLALLVARLIEYLGQLEEIDQQVAEEWIQEAELRDEDISSGKISGVSSQEVFSKLRTYLQ; this comes from the coding sequence ATGACTATTGAACAATTAGAGGCTGAAGTTTTAGCTTTACCAAAGGATACTCTAGCATTATTAGTAGCTCGATTGATTGAATATTTAGGACAATTGGAAGAAATTGATCAACAAGTTGCTGAGGAATGGATACAAGAGGCAGAATTGAGGGATGAGGATATTAGTAGTGGTAAAATTTCTGGTGTTTCCTCTCAAGAAGTGTTTAGTAAATTGCGTACTTATTTACAATGA